The Aureimonas mangrovi genome contains the following window.
CTGGTGCTGGCGCAGCATGCCGCGCGTATCGCGGCCCGCCGAACCCGCCTCGGAACGGAAGGAGGGCGTCAGTGCGGTGAAGCGCAGAGGCAGAGCCGCCTCGTCCAGCGCCTGCTCGCGCACGAGGTTCGTCAGCGAAACCTCGGCGGTCGGGATAAGCCAATGCCCCTCGCCGGTCCGGAACAGGTCCTCCGAAAACTTGGGCAGTTGGCCGGTGCCGTAGAGCGCCTCGTCGCGCACCAGAAGCGGCGGCGAGACCTCCTCGTAGCCGAACTCGCCGGTGTGGACGTCCAGCATGAACTGGCCGAGCGCGCGCTCCAGCCGTGCGAGCTTGCCGGTGAGGACCGTGAAACGCGAACCGGACATCTTGGCCGCCCGGTCGAAATCCATCATCCCGAGCGCTTCGCCGAGGTCAAAGTGCTCGCGCGGCGCGAAGTCGAAGAGCGGCTTCTCGCCGACGCGACGTATTTCGACATTGGCGCTCTCGTCCGGCCCCTCGGGCACATCGGCGAGCGGAACGTTCGGCACCTGCGCCAGCGCGTCCTGGAGCGCGGCATCAATGCGGCGCTCGGTCTCCTCGCCGGCCTGGATGCGGCCCTTCAGATCCGCGACCTCGGCGATCAGGCTTGCGGCCAGCGCCTCGTCCCTGGCGGCCTTCGCGCTAGCGATCTGCTTGGACGCCTCGTTGCGCCGCCCCTGCAACTCCTGAAGGCTCGAGAGATGCGCGCGACGCTCGCCGTCGAGCGCCAGCAGCCTTGCGGAAAGCGCCGCAGCGCCCCGCCGGCGCAGCGCCTCGTCCAGAGCTTCGGGATTTTCGCGTATCCACTTCAGGTCGAGCATATTCCACCGTTACCGCTGCCTCGACCGAGCAGCCGCCGATGGCTATTCGGCCGGCGTTTCCCTGACGGCGAGACGCTCGGCACGCTTCTTCTCGATCATCCGGGCCGTGATGATGGAGACCTCGTAGAGAAGGATCGTGGGGATCGCAAGACCGATCTGGGACAGGGGATCGGGTGGTGTGATGACCGCCGCGACGATGAAGGCGATGACGATGGCGTACTTGCGCTTGCCGGCGAGCCCGTCGGCGCTGACGATCCCGGCCCGCACCAGCAGAGACGCCACCACCGGCAGTTGGAACACCAGTCCGAAGGCGAAGATGAGCGTCATGATGAGCGACAGATACTCGGAGACGCGCGGCAGAAGCGCGATCGTCGCCTGCCCGTCGCCACCGGCCTGCTGCATCGACAGGAAGAACCACATCACCATCGGGGTGAAGAAGAAATAGACCAGCGCCGCGCCGATCAGGAAGAGGACGGGTGTCGCGATCAGGAACGGCAGGAACGCGCCACGCTCCTCGCGGTAGAGACCGGGCGCCACGAACTTGTAGATCTGAATGGCGATCAACGGGAAGGCGAGGAAGAAGCCGCCGAAAGCCGCGATCTTGACCTGCGTGAAGAAGAATTCCTGCGGCGCTGTGTAGATCAGCTCGACATTGGCCGAGTCGAGCCCGGCCCACGCCGTCCCGATCTGGTAGGGCACGACGAGCAGGTTGAAGAGCTGCTTGGCGAAGGCAAAGCACAGCACGAACGCCACGAAGAAGCCGGCGAGCGACCAGATCAGCCGGCGCCGAAGCTCGATCAGATGCTCGATCAGCGGAGCGGAGGACGCGTCGACCTCGTCGCGTTCGGATGCACTCAACGCACGGCCTCCTGCGGGCTTTCGCGCCGCGTCTCGTCATTCGCCCCGATCGGCTCCATGACGGGCGCCGGCGCAGCGTCCGCCTGACCGGCGACCGCAGCATCGGGCGCGGAAGGCGCCCCCTCGGTCACCGGCATGGGCCTTGCCGCAGCGTCGGCAGGCGGAACGCGTGGCTCCGGCGCCTTCGTGGCGGCCTTGAGCGAGGAGCGGATCTCGTCACCCACCGCCTTCATCGGGTTCATGGCCTTGCGGATGTCGCTCGTCGGATCGAGCTTCTTCACGTCTGCTGCGGCCTTGCGCAGCTCGTCGAGCTCCGCCTCGCGCAGCGCATCGTCGAACTGTCGACGGAAGTCGCCGGCCATCCGGCGAAGCTGGCTCGTCGTGCGCCCGAAGGTGCGCAGCATCCCCGGCAGATCCTTAGGACCCACCACGACGATCATCACGACGGCGATGACGAGAAGCTCGACCCAGCCGATTTCGAACATGTTGGTACCGCGCTCCCAGGCCCCGAAGGCCCTCGCCTAACGACGCTTCAGACGCGCGACTTCTCAGCGGTCGTGTCGCGGACGATCTCGTCGTCACGCTGGTCGATCGAGCGACGCTCGGTCGTGGCCGTCGGAGCCTCGTCCTCGCTCATGCCCTTCTTGAAGCTCTTGATGCCCTTGGCGACGTCGCCCATCAGTTCGGGGATCTTGCCGCGGCCGAACAAGAGAAGCACGACGGCAAGCACGATGAGCCAGTGCCAGATGCTGAAGCTACCCATTTCACGATCTCCTGCGCCGCATGGCGCCGACTGAAGGCGGCACCGAATTCATGACGCCCTGACAAACACGATTGTGCAAGGCAAATCAATGCAAACCGTGGACCTGGCACGCGCTCGGGCGCGCCGACAAACTCAGATGTAGGAACGGAAAATGGCGGGCGCGAGACGCGATCAGGCGAAGCTTTGCGTCAATTCATCGAATTCGGCCCGCAGATCGTCGCCCTCGACCGGTTCGGCGCCCCTGGCGATCACCGCAACCGCTGCGGCAGCGCGCTCTGCCGCCCGGCCCTCCAACTCCGGTACACCCCGCGAGACGGCGATCATCTCTTCGAGATCACCGTTGCAATGGAGAACCATGTCGCATCCGGCGCCGACGGCGGCGCGCGCGCGTTCGTCGAAGCGCCCGCTCAGCGCCTTCATCGAGAGATCGTCCGTCATCAGAAGCCCGTCGAAGCCGATCGTGCCGCGCACGATCTCCTCGATGACGCGCGGCGAAAGCGTCGCGGGGTTGGCAGGATCGACCGCCTCGAAAAGGAGATGGGCCGTCATCGCGGCCGGGAGGTCGACGAGGTCGGCAAAGGGCGGAAAGTCGTGCTCCTCGAGTTCAGCCAGCGAGGCAGAAACCACGGGCAGCTCGAGATGGCTGTCGGCATTGCCGCGCCCGTGGCCAGGAACGTGCTTCATCACCGGGAGCACGCCGCCGGCCATCGACCCCTGCGCGGCCGCCCGTCCGAGCGCCGAGACGATCGCCGGCTCGCTCGCATAGGCCCGATCGCCGATCACCGAATGGGCCCCCTCCACCGGCACGTCGAGGCACGGCAGGCAATTGGCGTTGATGCCATAGGCGA
Protein-coding sequences here:
- the serS gene encoding serine--tRNA ligase; translation: MLDLKWIRENPEALDEALRRRGAAALSARLLALDGERRAHLSSLQELQGRRNEASKQIASAKAARDEALAASLIAEVADLKGRIQAGEETERRIDAALQDALAQVPNVPLADVPEGPDESANVEIRRVGEKPLFDFAPREHFDLGEALGMMDFDRAAKMSGSRFTVLTGKLARLERALGQFMLDVHTGEFGYEEVSPPLLVRDEALYGTGQLPKFSEDLFRTGEGHWLIPTAEVSLTNLVREQALDEAALPLRFTALTPSFRSEAGSAGRDTRGMLRQHQFYKAELVSVTTPETALEEHERMTAAAETVLKRLGLHYRVVTLCAGDMGFASQKTYDIEVWLPGQDTFREISSCSVCGDFQARRMNARYRVDGGKQLRYVHTLNGSGTAVGRALIAVMENNQRADGSIIVPEALRSYMGGIEIIERAN
- the tatB gene encoding Sec-independent protein translocase protein TatB: MFEIGWVELLVIAVVMIVVVGPKDLPGMLRTFGRTTSQLRRMAGDFRRQFDDALREAELDELRKAAADVKKLDPTSDIRKAMNPMKAVGDEIRSSLKAATKAPEPRVPPADAAARPMPVTEGAPSAPDAAVAGQADAAPAPVMEPIGANDETRRESPQEAVR
- the nagZ gene encoding beta-N-acetylhexosaminidase, with product MSVSKAWISGCIGLAPTRDERSFFADERPWGFILFRRNVSEANQLFDLVAALKEIGGGDDTPVFVDQEGGRIQRLRPPLAPNYPTARDIGAIFRQDEEAGLRASWLQGRLIAGDLLAYGINANCLPCLDVPVEGAHSVIGDRAYASEPAIVSALGRAAAQGSMAGGVLPVMKHVPGHGRGNADSHLELPVVSASLAELEEHDFPPFADLVDLPAAMTAHLLFEAVDPANPATLSPRVIEEIVRGTIGFDGLLMTDDLSMKALSGRFDERARAAVGAGCDMVLHCNGDLEEMIAVSRGVPELEGRAAERAAAAVAVIARGAEPVEGDDLRAEFDELTQSFA
- the tatC gene encoding twin-arginine translocase subunit TatC encodes the protein MSASERDEVDASSAPLIEHLIELRRRLIWSLAGFFVAFVLCFAFAKQLFNLLVVPYQIGTAWAGLDSANVELIYTAPQEFFFTQVKIAAFGGFFLAFPLIAIQIYKFVAPGLYREERGAFLPFLIATPVLFLIGAALVYFFFTPMVMWFFLSMQQAGGDGQATIALLPRVSEYLSLIMTLIFAFGLVFQLPVVASLLVRAGIVSADGLAGKRKYAIVIAFIVAAVITPPDPLSQIGLAIPTILLYEVSIITARMIEKKRAERLAVRETPAE
- a CDS encoding twin-arginine translocase TatA/TatE family subunit; translation: MGSFSIWHWLIVLAVVLLLFGRGKIPELMGDVAKGIKSFKKGMSEDEAPTATTERRSIDQRDDEIVRDTTAEKSRV